Proteins co-encoded in one Klebsiella michiganensis genomic window:
- the mltA gene encoding murein transglycosylase (membrane-bound, lytic; catalyzes the cleavage of the beta-1,4-glycosidic bond between N-acetylmuramic acid and N-acetylglucosamine residues) — MKGRWIKYIAAGAMLAMLAACSSKPTDRGQQYKDGKFSQPFSLVNQPDAVGAPINGGDYAEQVNQIRSASPRLYNNGSDIYNAVQQWLRAGGDTRQLKQFGLDAWQMEGADNYGNVQFTGYYTPVIQARHTRQGEFQYPIYRMPPKRGRLPSRAEIYSGGLSDSYVLAYSNSLMDNFIMDVQGSGYIDFGDGQPLTFFGYAGKNGHAYRSIGKVLIDRGEVKKEDMSMQAIRHWGETHSEAEVRELLEQNPSFVFFKPASYAPVKGASAVPLIGRASVASDRSIIPAGTTLLTEVPLLDNNGKFTGQYELRVMVALDVGGAIKGQHFDIYQGIGPDAGHRAGWYNHYGRVWVLKAAPGTGSVFNG; from the coding sequence CTCCCAGCCTTTCTCACTGGTGAATCAGCCTGATGCGGTTGGGGCGCCTATCAATGGCGGCGACTATGCCGAGCAGGTTAACCAGATTCGTTCTGCTTCTCCCCGCCTCTATAATAACGGCAGCGATATTTATAATGCCGTGCAGCAGTGGCTGCGTGCCGGGGGGGATACCCGCCAGTTGAAGCAATTCGGCCTTGATGCCTGGCAAATGGAAGGGGCTGACAACTACGGTAACGTGCAGTTTACCGGCTACTACACCCCGGTTATTCAGGCTCGCCATACTCGCCAGGGTGAATTCCAGTACCCTATTTACCGCATGCCGCCAAAACGTGGGCGTCTGCCGTCCCGGGCGGAAATATACAGCGGCGGGCTGAGTGACAGTTACGTGCTGGCCTACAGCAACTCCCTGATGGATAACTTCATCATGGATGTGCAGGGCAGCGGCTACATTGATTTTGGCGATGGCCAGCCTTTGACCTTCTTCGGCTATGCCGGTAAAAACGGCCACGCTTACCGCAGCATCGGTAAGGTGCTGATCGACCGCGGCGAAGTGAAGAAAGAAGATATGTCGATGCAGGCGATTCGCCACTGGGGAGAAACCCACAGCGAAGCGGAAGTGCGTGAACTGCTTGAACAGAACCCTTCCTTTGTCTTCTTCAAGCCCGCAAGCTATGCGCCGGTGAAAGGCGCGAGCGCAGTACCTTTGATTGGGCGGGCTTCCGTGGCGTCTGACCGCTCCATCATTCCTGCAGGCACCACGCTGCTGACCGAAGTCCCTTTGCTGGACAACAACGGGAAGTTCACCGGCCAATACGAGCTGCGCGTGATGGTGGCACTGGACGTTGGTGGCGCGATTAAAGGCCAGCACTTCGACATCTATCAGGGCATTGGCCCGGATGCCGGACACCGCGCGGGCTGGTACAACCATTACGGGCGAGTCTGGGTGCTGAAAGCGGCACCGGGCACGGGCAGCGTTTTTAACGGTTAA